The Litoribacterium kuwaitense region CGTGGAACGATGCTGAAGCGTATTGCAAATGGGCGGGGAAGCGTCTGCCGACTGAGGCCGAATGGGAATACGCAGCGCGCGGCGGGCTTGAACAGAGGCGCTTTCCTTGGGGAGATGAGCTTTATACGTCCGAACAGGAGCATCAGTGTAACATTTGGCAAGGGACGTTTCCACAAGAAAATACGCAGGAAGATGGCTATATAAGCACGGCACCTGTACGAGCCTACAAGCCTAATGGATATGGCTTATATAACGTCGTCGGCAATGTGTGGGAATGGTGCACGGATTGGTTTACAAACAACCCGGCTCAATTGACAAAAAACAACCCAACTGGACCAGAGACTGGTATGGCACGTGTGACGAAAGGTGGTTCATATCTATGCCACGATTCGTATTGCAATCGCTATCGAGTCGCTGCTCGAAGCTCCAATACACCTGATAGTTCAACGGGAAATATCGGCTTTCGCTGTGTGGCCGATCGAACGTAAAGCGACGAGATATTTCATGCGCATGTTGGAAAGGCTGTATTCATAAACTTGGAGTAGGCCCAATGGCACGCTCCAAGTTACCGTCTTTTCGTAGTTACCTGATTTACCCATACTGTGGTCTTTTATGACTTTTTAAGTAAGCGTTTACAATTTTTTGAGCCTATTGATTTTGATTCACAGAAGACCAAACACGCTAAGGCTTGATCTTGATTCATACGACGGTCAAGTTGAATTGTGTTCTAAAATCGGCAACAGCTAGCTTTTTCACCATGATAAGGATATCTTTTTTCAAGGCTGCTTTTTTTCAATGAACCAGCCCTTTTATTCACAGCTTGCAAGCCGTCAGTGCTGGCGATATCCGATTGTTTTGTTAATCATCTGTTCTGGTTAGACCATTCGACGATGATCTCTTAGGTCAATTTCTATCGTCAACATGGCTTTTTCATATACCGCTTAATGAACGTATTTTCATATCTATTAAATTTAAAGAAGCCAGACTAGGATAGATGAAATAGGGGTATAGGTTGAATGGATTGGTTCATTCTTCACGAAAGATTCAAGTATTTCCCGTGAGTTTTCTGCTCATTTCGTGTACACTTAAATTGGAAGGTCTTCTGTGAGCAAACATTTGTCTTTTATTTTGGGAAAACAAGTGAATTAAAAGAAAATTCTTTATTTCGGAGTGATGTGATATGAATGTCGCTTTCTTTCTCCTGCCTAAGCAAGAAGTCGCTTTTATATATCATGATTTTACGGTCAGACAGGCGTTGGAAAAAATGAAGTACCATCGTTATTCCTCAATTCCGATTGTCGATCGGGACGGACAATACGTCGGAACGCTTAGTGAAGGCGATTTGCTTTGGCACATTTATGAAACGAACAGCACGCAAGAAGAATTGAGCCGTCAGCCGATCAGCGCCGTCAAACGATATCGGTACTATGAGCCGATCTCCGTGGACGCCAATATGGAGGGTTTGTTTGCGCAAGCCGCCGATCAAAACTTCGTCCCAGTTGTTGACGATGAAGGTCGCTTCATCGGCATTATTCGCAGAAGCGAAATCATCAACGAACTCATGCTAAAAGAAAAGCGGAGCGGCGCACGTTTAGAAACGGAGGACAGAACATCACTTGGCTGAGAAATGGATTTCCACATTTCTCAAGCCAAGAGATTTCTGCTCCGAAGTTTCTGCGCCGCACAGCTAGCCAAAAAGAAAAGCGGAGTGACGCACGAACTGAAGTGTAGGACAGAACATCACCTGGCCGGGAAATGGCTTTTTCATTTCACGAGGCAGGGGATTTCTGCTCCGCAGTCTCAGCGCTCCGCAACTAGCGGAGGCGAGTAGGTATGCTTTGGCAGGAGATGGCTGCTTAACTGATAACTCACCTAAAGGGGAGGAATGAACAATTTTCCTCCTTTTTTGTAATAACTTTTCCTTTTGGCACAAAAAAACGACAGTGACCTGTCGTTTTTTTGTGGCTTGCTATTTTTTTCTGTTTTTGATTGTTTTAATAAAAACAAGCACCATAAATATAAATAAAAAGGCGAACCCGGCGAAAAAAGCAATTTGAGTAACAAAAGTCCAATTCATTATTATGGCTCCCTTTTGTGAGGTAAGTCTATCGGGTCACGTGACATCAACTTATTAGAAAGGCAGTCATTTTTGGCACGCTCATCACCCTTGATGAACGCATTATGTAACGTTACCGACTTAATTCCTCAAAGTTATAGCGAATCATATCATAAATGTCTTTTTCAGATGTGCCATTTTTTTCTAGAAGGTCGAGCTGTGACATATAGACGCCAAGTGCGAAGGATACGAGAGCACTTTTGCTCACACCTAGTTTTTGGGCGCGTTCGTTCAGCTTGGTGTCAAAATCCTCCGAAACTGTCGCCGAAATGCGTTTTTTACTCATTCATATTTCCTCCCGTTCTCTCTTCAAACAGATCCACTCATGATGAGCGTTCCCATCATCTCATCGCCGTTCATTCAGGATTTAACATTCCTCATTATAGGGAAAACAGCAATAAAAAGCAAACAGATGTCGTTAGGAATTGATAGGAAAATGGGAACATTTGATGACATGGATAAAAAGCTTCCGCTTGATCTTCTGCGGGATGTCGTTTGAAAAAGCAAGGGATTGTACTCTGTCGTCAGGATTTGTATAATGCGAAAGAGACTAGTAAAGGAAGGTCGCTCTATGAAAAAAATATGGTTGTTCTTTAGTTTGATCGGTCTAGCTTTGACAGCAGGGTGTCAGCTTGGCCAAGACGATGACACTTATGACGTCATCGTGTATGGAGGAGAGCCAGAAGGCGTAGCTGCAGCCGTAGCCGCCGCGCGAAATGGGGCAGAAACGCTCTTCATTGCGGAGCGGGATGGTCTTGGTGGGCTGATGACCTACGGAATGCTTAACTACTTAGATGTCGCTCGCGATATGAACGAAGCACCGGCAAACGCTGGTATTTTTAAAGAATGGCATGAGCTCGTTGGCAATAAGCCTGCTTTTGATGTAGAAGAAGGAAAAGCAGCCTTTCATCAGCTTGTCGAAGCCGAAGATCATATTACCCTTTGGACGGAGACTGAATTAGCCAGCGTTCAAAAGGAAGGCTCGACGCTGACCGGTTTGAATGTCGTACATAACGGTGAAGAAAAGCTCGTCGAAGCGCGAACGTTCATCGATTCGACACAGGATGCAGATTTATCTGTCGAGGCAGGTGCACCATATACAGTCGGACGTGAGGATACCGGCTTATTAGGGACAAAAATGGCCGTAACGTTAATGATTCATTTAGATCACGTCGACTGGGAAGGTGTAAAGCAGGCGGTGAAGGAAGAGACGTTTGGCGCGGCTGAGATGCTGCACAACACGGCATGGGGGTTTAGTGACCTTCATACCGAATATGAGCCAGTTGAAGAAAATACGCGCTTGCGCGGGTTAAATATCGCCCTGCAAAATGATGGCTCAGTGTACATCAACGCCTTGCAGATTTTCGGCGTCGACGGGCTTGATGATGCGGACAAGCAGGCAGCGATCGAAAAAGGAGAACGGGAAACAGAAGCGATTGTCGCCTTCTTGCGCGATCGATTCCCTGGTTTTGAGGAAGCAGAAATCGCAAGTGTTCCGGATGAGTTGTATGTTCGGGAAACGAGGCATGTGCAATCGGAATATCAGTTGACGATTATGGACGTTTGCGAAAATAAAGATCAATGGGATTCGGTCGGCTTTGGCGCGTATCCGGTAGATGTGCAGGCAACGGGTGTGGATGACTGGGGCATCGTCGTCTGTAACCCGACACAATACGCCGTACCATTTCAGTCATTCGTTCCACTCGAAGTCGACGGTCTGCTCGTCGCCAGTCGTTCCGCTGGCTATACGTCGCTTGCGGCCGGCAGTGCACGGGTCATTCCGATCGGGATGACGGCAGCTCAGGCAGCCGGGACAGCGGCGGCACGGCTTAGTGAAGAGCCTGCTGAACGCACCTTGCGTGAGGTCGCACACGATAAGGTATGGATTGGCAATTTACAAGCGACTTTAATTGAGCAAGGGGCAAACGTTTATCCGTTTGATCTTCCTCATATGTACGAAGGCGAATGGTTCTACCCGGGTATTCAGACGGTTATGCGCTATGGTATGCTGAAAGGAGGCTACCAAAACGATATTGGTGCCGAAGATCCGATGGCTTCAGGAGAGTTCCATGGGACGTTTAAGGAAATTTTACGAAGAACAAACCCCAAAAATCCGCCTGCGTACCCAGAAGTGGCAGCGACGGAAGGAAACGTTACGCGGTCTGAAGCTGCGCGTGTCGTGCTTTTACTAGAAGGGATCACACCCGGCGCTAACCCGTGGGAAGCAGCGCGGAACGAAGGGCTCATTTCGGGGGCGCTTTACAGCCGCGTGAATGAAAATCGCACACTGGCGAAAAAAGAAGTGTATGCTATCATGGGCGAAGTGATTGAACGCGCAGAAAGTAAGACACCGTAACATAGTGCAGGCGAATGTTTTTTTAAAAGTGTATGAGAGGCTATTTTTCTTTTCAATAGAATCCCCACAGACTCATATGTTTGTGGGGTTTTCATATCATGGAATTTGATTTTTGAAGAATTGGTAAAAAGAAGTATATCTACCAAAGCGTACTGACGTCATAAACCGACAGATGCGTTCATGACGAGTCGAATGGTATAGGAGACGCTCTTTGTCATTCTATAGGATATTGCATTGATCTCTAATTATATTTTTATACTAGCGTCAAGAAAAAGTGAACAGCACAAACAGATGCGCTCGCTTTTTCACAATTGTTAAGGCGTAGTTGGCCTGCATAGGGGGCGGTCACGCGCTTCAAGTAAGATGAAGATAAGAGAGGGAGAATCGTTGATGAAACGAAAGTTAATGGCCGTGACAACAGCGGCTGTAATCGGCTTGCAAGGGAGCTTCATGCTTGCCCCGCAGGAAGCCTCCGCGTTGTCAAACCGGCAAAGTTCGGACAGTTATCATCTTTCACCGGGGGTAGAATATTCAAAGCATCAGTATCATGATGGAGGGTCCAATCGACAAGCGGTGAATGTCCTAAGTGTTGATTTAACAGATGAGTTTACTAGACTCGATATCAACCTGCCAGGAAGACTACAGACGACGACCAATCAAGCGAAAGAAAAGCATAAAGAAGGCAATCAAGTCGTCGGTGCGACGAACGCCGCCTTTTTTAACTTTTCTTCCGGTTTACCCGTCAACCTAATCGCGTTAAACAACGTCCTCGTCAATCGAGGGATTATCGGGAAAGACGCAAATAGTCCGACGAATACCCGTGTGGCTTTTGGTGTTGATAAAGACGGAAAAGGGCGCGTTCACAGCTTCCAGATTGGGATGAACCTCGATGTGAACGGGAAAAAGATGAACATTTCGCAAGTCAATGGCGAGCGAAGTGAAGGAGATACGGTTCTTTATACGCCTGCTGTCAGCTCCACTGGTACAAATCCGTGGGGAGTTGAAGTCGTCGTTGACGGAATCGGTAAAAGCGTTACGAGCGTTCCATTTGGAGAAACGGTCACAGGTACGGTCAAGAAAATTACATACAATGGCGAAGGCGGTAATGCGACTGTACCCCGAGGCGGCTTCGTCTTGTCCATGCACGGAAAAGAAGCTGAAAAATACATTGAAGGCTTAAAAGAAGGAGACGACATCTCCTTTACGAACACGATCAACGAACCATGGCTCGGCGCGGAATACGTGATGGCTGCGGGACCGATGCTCGTTGATAACGGCAGACCGAACATTACGATGAACACGGGCAGCTCGTTTGCAAAAGGACGCCATCCACGAACTGCGATTGGCGTTGACAAGTCCGGTGAGAACGTATTTATGGTGACGATCGACGGACGTCAGCCAGGCTACAGCTCTGGTGCGACCTTAAATGAGCTGGCGAATTACATGATTTCGCTCGGCGCTCATGACGCGATCAACCTTGATGGCGGCGGCTCTACTGCGATGTCTATACGTGACCTTGGCACGTTTAGCCCTGCACTCATTAACAAGCCATCGGACGGTGCGGAGCGTGGCGTTTCGGCGACCTTGCAGGCGATCTCCACGGCGCCGACCGGAGATCCTGAAACGATCAAGTTTTCCAAAGAGGCCGAAGGAAAAATCGTTAAAGGCACCTCGCTTGATCTCATGTTTGATTATGCTTTAGACGAATATTACAACACAGTTCGCGTAGACGATTCCGATATAAACTACGATGTGACCGGTGGCGTCGGTGACATCTCCGGAAAGACGTTTACCGCGACGAACGCTGGCAAGGGGAAAATTGTCGCCCGTGTTGGTGATGCGACTGGCGAGATTGATGTCACAGTCGTCTCCGACTTTGACAAGCTGGCCGTGACACCGGAAGCGTTAGTCTTCGGAAAAAACGCGAGCGTCCAGCTCACCGCCCAAGCACTTGAAAACAACGGCGAGGAATTGGTATTTGATCCGAGCACGGTCAAGTGGGAGGTTGAAGGTGATGTTGGTACGATCGATGACAACGGTAAGTTCACCTCCGGCAATCAAGCAGGTCAAGGTCATGTCATTGCTTCCGTTGGTGACGTGACGACGAAGGTACCGGTGCAAATTGCGTCCGGGCCATTGCCAGTGTCAAGTCTTGACTCTGTAAACGGCTGGACGGCGTCGGCGGCTCGTGCGAAAGCCTCCATTTCAGCTGAAAAAGACCGTAAAAAAGAAGGTCAAGGTTCCTTACAGATCGATTACGACTTTACGGGCGATGAAACAGGAACAAAAACCGCTTATGCCATTGCGAAAGACCCGCTTGCGCTAAAAGGGCAGCCGCGTCAGCTTGGTGCTTGGGTTTATGGTGATGGAAACACGAATTGGCTGCGTGGCGTCATTGTGGATGGCAAGGGAGAGCGTCACACAATCGACTTTACGGAGCGCGATAAGATGAACTGGACAGGCTGGAAGTATGTGACGGCAGATGTACCGAAGAACGCACCTCTTCCGCTGTCATTTGAGCGCATCTATATCGCACAGCCAGATGACAAGCATCAAGACAAAGGGACGGTGTACGTCGACCAGCTCGATGCCATTTACTCCGACGATTTCACAGAACCCGTGTCAATCTCGTTTTCCGATTTGAGCACAAGTCACTGGGCGTACAGCTACATTCGCGACTTGGCTGCACAGCGCGTGATCACAGGCTTTCCAGACGGCACATTTAAGCCAGAAGCGAGTCTGACCCGTGCGCAAGCTGCGATCATGCTTGTCCGTGATCAAGGGATCACGCCAGGTGGAAGCGCCAATTTCTCAGATGTCGCTTCGAGCCACTATGCAGCTGAAGAAATTGCTGCGGCTGTCGACGCCGGACTTTTGAACGGGCGTTCGGAAACAACATTCGCACCAGATGCGCCGCTCAAGCGTGCCGAGCTCACAGCACTTCTCCAACGAGCGTATAACGTCGGTGGAGAGGCAGACACGAACTTCTCCGATGTGCCTTCCAGCCATTGGGCAAGTGCCGTCATTTCTCAGCTCGCCTCGGCAGATATCGTTAACGGCTATCCAGACGGTACTTTCCGTCCTGAGCGTGCAACGACCCGCGCTGAGTTTTCGAAACTGATGGGCAGCGTGAAAAACTAAAGATCAAAGCAAAGAAACAAGGATTGCCTTCCCTTCATAAACGAAGGAGCAATCCTTGTTTTTCGGTCGTTTGCTTTTTCGAAGCATAAAAACGCCCCGTTCCACGATCGGACCTATGCCGATCGTTAAACGAGGCGTTTGTTTCATAGATCACTACATTGGCAGCGACGTGTTCTCTTTTTGCTTTTCCTTTGTTGTCTCCTGATCAGCCCACGGCAGTTTTTCGGGAACGCGCCGAAAAAAATCCAAGCCCGCGACCAATATTTCATCGCGACGCCGACAACGAGCCACGACACGGCAAGTGAGACGACGAAACCGCCGATATTTCGAACGTGATAAAGAATCGGATGCCCCGTGTCGATATATTCCCGATATAAATGAAGCGGCAACACGTGAAGCAAATACACACCGAATGAAACGACCCCAAGATGAAGCAGCGCTTTAACGACTTTGCTTGATGCATGCTTATACATCGCATAGGCGACTTGCATTAAAACGAGCGCAGACAGAAATGTGTGGCCATTCCAGAAAAATTCAAAGATGAGCGTATCCGCGGTATACACACCGGTGCGATACAAGTATTGGACGGTGACATGTCCTACGGAGAAGAATGCCCAGCCGACCCATAAAGCGGCTGTCCAAAACCAGAAGCGCCGTGGCGTTTGCGATCTTGACAACGCAAAGAATTGTTCAAACTTCGGATAATTCATACCGACTGTGACACCCATTAAATAGTAGGCAATATATGAAAAGGCGACGCTCCCTTTATATTCCGACGGCAAAATGCCGTATTTGACACCGAAGACGTAAGCCCACTGAATCAGAAAGCCGACCCAGAAGGCATGCTTCGACGCGGACGGGTACTTTTTAAAGAACATCAGAAAAAACGGAAATAGAAGATAAAATTGGATCGAAATAAAGACAAAATATAAATGCCCGCTCGCTTTCCCGATCAGAAAGTCGAAAATAAATTGACGGGCAATCTCTTCAGACGTCATCCATTGCTGTAAGAGAGGTATCTTCTGCCAAAAATAAATGAGCGAAAAAATCGCATAGGGCAATAAAATAAAGGCGAGCCGGCGTTTATAAAAATGCTTGAGCAGCCCGGGCTTCAAAGGTCTTTTACTGTATGAATAAAAGAGCACGAGGCTGCTGAGGAAA contains the following coding sequences:
- a CDS encoding CopG family transcriptional regulator, yielding MSKKRISATVSEDFDTKLNERAQKLGVSKSALVSFALGVYMSQLDLLEKNGTSEKDIYDMIRYNFEELSR
- a CDS encoding CBS domain-containing protein, with the protein product MNVAFFLLPKQEVAFIYHDFTVRQALEKMKYHRYSSIPIVDRDGQYVGTLSEGDLLWHIYETNSTQEELSRQPISAVKRYRYYEPISVDANMEGLFAQAADQNFVPVVDDEGRFIGIIRRSEIINELMLKEKRSGARLETEDRTSLG
- a CDS encoding FAD-dependent oxidoreductase, which produces MKKIWLFFSLIGLALTAGCQLGQDDDTYDVIVYGGEPEGVAAAVAAARNGAETLFIAERDGLGGLMTYGMLNYLDVARDMNEAPANAGIFKEWHELVGNKPAFDVEEGKAAFHQLVEAEDHITLWTETELASVQKEGSTLTGLNVVHNGEEKLVEARTFIDSTQDADLSVEAGAPYTVGREDTGLLGTKMAVTLMIHLDHVDWEGVKQAVKEETFGAAEMLHNTAWGFSDLHTEYEPVEENTRLRGLNIALQNDGSVYINALQIFGVDGLDDADKQAAIEKGERETEAIVAFLRDRFPGFEEAEIASVPDELYVRETRHVQSEYQLTIMDVCENKDQWDSVGFGAYPVDVQATGVDDWGIVVCNPTQYAVPFQSFVPLEVDGLLVASRSAGYTSLAAGSARVIPIGMTAAQAAGTAAARLSEEPAERTLREVAHDKVWIGNLQATLIEQGANVYPFDLPHMYEGEWFYPGIQTVMRYGMLKGGYQNDIGAEDPMASGEFHGTFKEILRRTNPKNPPAYPEVAATEGNVTRSEAARVVLLLEGITPGANPWEAARNEGLISGALYSRVNENRTLAKKEVYAIMGEVIERAESKTP
- a CDS encoding S-layer homology domain-containing protein, giving the protein MKRKLMAVTTAAVIGLQGSFMLAPQEASALSNRQSSDSYHLSPGVEYSKHQYHDGGSNRQAVNVLSVDLTDEFTRLDINLPGRLQTTTNQAKEKHKEGNQVVGATNAAFFNFSSGLPVNLIALNNVLVNRGIIGKDANSPTNTRVAFGVDKDGKGRVHSFQIGMNLDVNGKKMNISQVNGERSEGDTVLYTPAVSSTGTNPWGVEVVVDGIGKSVTSVPFGETVTGTVKKITYNGEGGNATVPRGGFVLSMHGKEAEKYIEGLKEGDDISFTNTINEPWLGAEYVMAAGPMLVDNGRPNITMNTGSSFAKGRHPRTAIGVDKSGENVFMVTIDGRQPGYSSGATLNELANYMISLGAHDAINLDGGGSTAMSIRDLGTFSPALINKPSDGAERGVSATLQAISTAPTGDPETIKFSKEAEGKIVKGTSLDLMFDYALDEYYNTVRVDDSDINYDVTGGVGDISGKTFTATNAGKGKIVARVGDATGEIDVTVVSDFDKLAVTPEALVFGKNASVQLTAQALENNGEELVFDPSTVKWEVEGDVGTIDDNGKFTSGNQAGQGHVIASVGDVTTKVPVQIASGPLPVSSLDSVNGWTASAARAKASISAEKDRKKEGQGSLQIDYDFTGDETGTKTAYAIAKDPLALKGQPRQLGAWVYGDGNTNWLRGVIVDGKGERHTIDFTERDKMNWTGWKYVTADVPKNAPLPLSFERIYIAQPDDKHQDKGTVYVDQLDAIYSDDFTEPVSISFSDLSTSHWAYSYIRDLAAQRVITGFPDGTFKPEASLTRAQAAIMLVRDQGITPGGSANFSDVASSHYAAEEIAAAVDAGLLNGRSETTFAPDAPLKRAELTALLQRAYNVGGEADTNFSDVPSSHWASAVISQLASADIVNGYPDGTFRPERATTRAEFSKLMGSVKN
- a CDS encoding acyltransferase codes for the protein MASQKHIQEIYLTRALAIIGVLLVHATSTAIVDLQSSGSDTFIVYNFVNIFFKFGTPTFIFLSSLVLFYSYSKRPLKPGLLKHFYKRRLAFILLPYAIFSLIYFWQKIPLLQQWMTSEEIARQFIFDFLIGKASGHLYFVFISIQFYLLFPFFLMFFKKYPSASKHAFWVGFLIQWAYVFGVKYGILPSEYKGSVAFSYIAYYLMGVTVGMNYPKFEQFFALSRSQTPRRFWFWTAALWVGWAFFSVGHVTVQYLYRTGVYTADTLIFEFFWNGHTFLSALVLMQVAYAMYKHASSKVVKALLHLGVVSFGVYLLHVLPLHLYREYIDTGHPILYHVRNIGGFVVSLAVSWLVVGVAMKYWSRAWIFFGAFPKNCRGLIRRQQRKSKKRTRRCQCSDL